A single window of Nematostella vectensis chromosome 4, jaNemVect1.1, whole genome shotgun sequence DNA harbors:
- the LOC5513713 gene encoding E3 ubiquitin-protein ligase CHFR isoform X2, translating to MHHFRSYATDNKMAAEVDETFYRLVYTQESLSPVTVSQNKFTLGRAQDCDLSFASCKYLSGHHCNITRDEDGITWLYDTSTNGTLVNGRKVKNGQRVQLCHNDEIHLVHRKDLNIGFIYQDVQCLQGGSAILDQTQEYELDLEKTPILSDDSKDGTELAQTDDGSRAGKRAHPESASTSEPEGPTPKKPHPDDGKDATPSMSAEVPKLRSQDSLAETLLCNICQDIFHDCISLQPCMHSFCASCYSQWMEHSRDCPSCRNTVSRINKNHIVNNLVEAYLRAHPDKCRSDEEIKEMDARNKITTDMLKPRRRRALNPGWPILGRGDFYDDDDDDDDDDDSDEYGSTSHSDDSDDDDDDDEEDILPRIIASISPPSLTLGGLFGFRGPSSAPLCRQCPSYNTTIPSSIATPSAATPSAKPSGASLSMSSCESTSSTPATSSTTALSSATLPSTSSPLAPLSASECCRTAASSSTDLSASGDTDHPTPSPYTCYPGSPHIICTCCREYMPDRRPGITSTGTASSAVPPLTCSVCSHVFCHLYWGCQRSDCNGCLNQFKDMKFVDGCLTTLINNNNCESEILKNCLAGKNIGVDELLQKCLEKLDVKAYTSIDSIRHNLTSTSVICYRCGLRNFQDLAYQYRRDIPADELPASVTSKPDCYWGKNCRTQKNKPHHASRFNHICEQTRFT from the exons ATGCATCATTTTCGCTCGTATGCAACCGataacaagatggcggccgaaGTTGATGAAACTTTTTATCGTCTTGTTTACACGCAGGAAAGCCTGTCCCCTGTGACCGTCAGTCAAAACAAATTCACGCTAGGTAGAGCGCAAG attgtGACCTCAGTTTTGCTTCCTGTAAATATCTGTCTGGCCACCATTGCAATATAACTAGAGATGAGGATGGTATAACATGGCTTTACGACACAAG CACCAATGGAACTTTAGTAAATGGCAGAAAGGTTAAGAATGGTCAG AGAGTTCAACTCTGTCACAATGATGAAATTCATCTTGTACATCGTAAAGATTTGA atatTGGCTTTATATACCAAGATGTTCAATGCTTACAGGGAGGGTCTGCAATTCTGGACCAAACACAGGAGTATGAGCTTGACCTAG AAAAAACACCTATTTTATCAGACGACAGCAAGGATGGGACAGAGCTGGCGCAAACAGATGATGGGTCCCGTGCAGGAAAGAGAGCTCATCCTGAG AGTGCCAGCACTAGTGAACCAGAGGGACCGACACCTAAGAAGCCACACCCTGATGACGGCAAGGATGCCACACCTAGTATGTCAGCTGAAGTGCCCAAGCTTCGATCACAAGACTCGCTGGCGGAAACTTTACTCTGCAATATATGTCAG GATATTTTTCATGACTGTATAAG CCTGCAGCCATGCATGCATAGTTTCTGTGCGTCATGCTACTCGCAGTGGATGGAACACTCTAGAGATTGCCCTTCT TGTAGAAATACTGTCTCCAGAATAAACAAGAATCACATTGTCAACAACCTGGTTGAAGCATACCTTAGAGCTCACCCAG ATAAGTGTCGTTCTGATGAAGAAATCAAAGAAATGGATGCAAGAAACAAAATCACTACAGATATG CTGAAGCCAAGAAGACGTAGAGCACTAAATCCTGGCTGGCCAATTTTGGGAAGAGGAGATttctatgatgatgatgatgatgatgatgatgatgatgatagtgatgaatATGGAAGTACAAGTCACtctgatgatagtgatgatgatgatgatgacgacgaggAAGACATTTTACCCAGAAT TATTGCTAGCATAAGCCCACCGAGTCTCACCCTTGGAGGACTGTTTGGCTTTAGAGGACCAAG TTCTGCTCCACTTTGTCGTCAGTGCCCATCCTACAACACGACAATTCCATCATCTATAGCAACACCATCAGCAGCTACACCATCTGCAAAACCATCTGGAGCATCTTTATCTATGTCGTCATGCgaatcaacatcatcaacacctGCAACTTCATCAACCACAGCATTATCATCTGCCACGTTGCCATCCACATCATCACCCTTAGCACCACTTTCTGCTTCAGAATGCTGTCGGACAG CTGCAAGTAGTAGCACTGACCTCTCAGCTAGCGGAGACACTgaccaccccaccccttccccctacaCCTGCTACCCTGGCTCCCCCCATATCATCTGTACATGCTGCCGAGAGTATATGCCAGACCGACGCCCAGGAATCACTTCGACTGGAACTGCATCTTCGGCCGTTCCACCTTTGACAT GCTCAGTTTGCTCTCATGTATTTTGTCACCTTTATTGGGGCTGCCAAAGAAGTGACTGCAATGGATGCCTAAACCAATTTAAAG ATATGAAATTCGTCGATGGTTGTTTGACTACACTTATCAACAACAATAACTGTGAATCAGAGATTTTAAAG aATTGTCTTGCAGGGAAGAACATTGGTGTAGATGAGCTGCTtcaaaaatgccttgaaaaacTAGACGTTAAAGCGTACACGTCTATCG ACTCTATCCGCCATAACCTCACCTCCACCTCCGTTATTTGCTATCGTTGTGGATTACGTAACTTCCAGGACCTCGCGTATCAATACCGACGAGACATACCAGCTGATGAACTACCAG CCAGTGTAACAAGCAAGCCAGACTGCTACTGGGGAAAGAATTGCCGTACCCAGAAGAACAAGCCCCACCATGCGAG cCGATTTAACCACATTTGTGAGCAGACCAGATTTACATAA
- the LOC5513713 gene encoding E3 ubiquitin-protein ligase CHFR isoform X3, which yields MHHFRSYATDNKMAAEVDETFYRLVYTQESLSPVTVSQNKFTLGRAQDCDLSFASCKYLSGHHCNITRDEDGITWLYDTSTNGTLVNGRKVKNGQRVQLCHNDEIHLVHRKDLNIGFIYQDVQCLQGGSAILDQTQEYELDLDDSKDGTELAQTDDGSRAGKRAHPESASTSEPEGPTPKKPHPDDGKDATPSMSAEVPKLRSQDSLAETLLCNICQDIFHDCISLQPCMHSFCASCYSQWMEHSRDCPSCRNTVSRINKNHIVNNLVEAYLRAHPDKCRSDEEIKEMDARNKITTDMLKPRRRRALNPGWPILGRGDFYDDDDDDDDDDDSDEYGSTSHSDDSDDDDDDDEEDILPRIIASISPPSLTLGGLFGFRGPRSSAPLCRQCPSYNTTIPSSIATPSAATPSAKPSGASLSMSSCESTSSTPATSSTTALSSATLPSTSSPLAPLSASECCRTAASSSTDLSASGDTDHPTPSPYTCYPGSPHIICTCCREYMPDRRPGITSTGTASSAVPPLTCSVCSHVFCHLYWGCQRSDCNGCLNQFKDMKFVDGCLTTLINNNNCESEILKNCLAGKNIGVDELLQKCLEKLDVKAYTSIDSIRHNLTSTSVICYRCGLRNFQDLAYQYRRDIPADELPASVTSKPDCYWGKNCRTQKNKPHHASRFNHICEQTRFT from the exons ATGCATCATTTTCGCTCGTATGCAACCGataacaagatggcggccgaaGTTGATGAAACTTTTTATCGTCTTGTTTACACGCAGGAAAGCCTGTCCCCTGTGACCGTCAGTCAAAACAAATTCACGCTAGGTAGAGCGCAAG attgtGACCTCAGTTTTGCTTCCTGTAAATATCTGTCTGGCCACCATTGCAATATAACTAGAGATGAGGATGGTATAACATGGCTTTACGACACAAG CACCAATGGAACTTTAGTAAATGGCAGAAAGGTTAAGAATGGTCAG AGAGTTCAACTCTGTCACAATGATGAAATTCATCTTGTACATCGTAAAGATTTGA atatTGGCTTTATATACCAAGATGTTCAATGCTTACAGGGAGGGTCTGCAATTCTGGACCAAACACAGGAGTATGAGCTTGACCTAG ACGACAGCAAGGATGGGACAGAGCTGGCGCAAACAGATGATGGGTCCCGTGCAGGAAAGAGAGCTCATCCTGAG AGTGCCAGCACTAGTGAACCAGAGGGACCGACACCTAAGAAGCCACACCCTGATGACGGCAAGGATGCCACACCTAGTATGTCAGCTGAAGTGCCCAAGCTTCGATCACAAGACTCGCTGGCGGAAACTTTACTCTGCAATATATGTCAG GATATTTTTCATGACTGTATAAG CCTGCAGCCATGCATGCATAGTTTCTGTGCGTCATGCTACTCGCAGTGGATGGAACACTCTAGAGATTGCCCTTCT TGTAGAAATACTGTCTCCAGAATAAACAAGAATCACATTGTCAACAACCTGGTTGAAGCATACCTTAGAGCTCACCCAG ATAAGTGTCGTTCTGATGAAGAAATCAAAGAAATGGATGCAAGAAACAAAATCACTACAGATATG CTGAAGCCAAGAAGACGTAGAGCACTAAATCCTGGCTGGCCAATTTTGGGAAGAGGAGATttctatgatgatgatgatgatgatgatgatgatgatgatagtgatgaatATGGAAGTACAAGTCACtctgatgatagtgatgatgatgatgatgacgacgaggAAGACATTTTACCCAGAAT TATTGCTAGCATAAGCCCACCGAGTCTCACCCTTGGAGGACTGTTTGGCTTTAGAGGACCAAG AAGTTCTGCTCCACTTTGTCGTCAGTGCCCATCCTACAACACGACAATTCCATCATCTATAGCAACACCATCAGCAGCTACACCATCTGCAAAACCATCTGGAGCATCTTTATCTATGTCGTCATGCgaatcaacatcatcaacacctGCAACTTCATCAACCACAGCATTATCATCTGCCACGTTGCCATCCACATCATCACCCTTAGCACCACTTTCTGCTTCAGAATGCTGTCGGACAG CTGCAAGTAGTAGCACTGACCTCTCAGCTAGCGGAGACACTgaccaccccaccccttccccctacaCCTGCTACCCTGGCTCCCCCCATATCATCTGTACATGCTGCCGAGAGTATATGCCAGACCGACGCCCAGGAATCACTTCGACTGGAACTGCATCTTCGGCCGTTCCACCTTTGACAT GCTCAGTTTGCTCTCATGTATTTTGTCACCTTTATTGGGGCTGCCAAAGAAGTGACTGCAATGGATGCCTAAACCAATTTAAAG ATATGAAATTCGTCGATGGTTGTTTGACTACACTTATCAACAACAATAACTGTGAATCAGAGATTTTAAAG aATTGTCTTGCAGGGAAGAACATTGGTGTAGATGAGCTGCTtcaaaaatgccttgaaaaacTAGACGTTAAAGCGTACACGTCTATCG ACTCTATCCGCCATAACCTCACCTCCACCTCCGTTATTTGCTATCGTTGTGGATTACGTAACTTCCAGGACCTCGCGTATCAATACCGACGAGACATACCAGCTGATGAACTACCAG CCAGTGTAACAAGCAAGCCAGACTGCTACTGGGGAAAGAATTGCCGTACCCAGAAGAACAAGCCCCACCATGCGAG cCGATTTAACCACATTTGTGAGCAGACCAGATTTACATAA
- the LOC5513713 gene encoding E3 ubiquitin-protein ligase CHFR isoform X1 encodes MHHFRSYATDNKMAAEVDETFYRLVYTQESLSPVTVSQNKFTLGRAQDCDLSFASCKYLSGHHCNITRDEDGITWLYDTSTNGTLVNGRKVKNGQRVQLCHNDEIHLVHRKDLNIGFIYQDVQCLQGGSAILDQTQEYELDLEKTPILSDDSKDGTELAQTDDGSRAGKRAHPESASTSEPEGPTPKKPHPDDGKDATPSMSAEVPKLRSQDSLAETLLCNICQDIFHDCISLQPCMHSFCASCYSQWMEHSRDCPSCRNTVSRINKNHIVNNLVEAYLRAHPDKCRSDEEIKEMDARNKITTDMLKPRRRRALNPGWPILGRGDFYDDDDDDDDDDDSDEYGSTSHSDDSDDDDDDDEEDILPRIIASISPPSLTLGGLFGFRGPRSSAPLCRQCPSYNTTIPSSIATPSAATPSAKPSGASLSMSSCESTSSTPATSSTTALSSATLPSTSSPLAPLSASECCRTAASSSTDLSASGDTDHPTPSPYTCYPGSPHIICTCCREYMPDRRPGITSTGTASSAVPPLTCSVCSHVFCHLYWGCQRSDCNGCLNQFKDMKFVDGCLTTLINNNNCESEILKNCLAGKNIGVDELLQKCLEKLDVKAYTSIDSIRHNLTSTSVICYRCGLRNFQDLAYQYRRDIPADELPASVTSKPDCYWGKNCRTQKNKPHHASRFNHICEQTRFT; translated from the exons ATGCATCATTTTCGCTCGTATGCAACCGataacaagatggcggccgaaGTTGATGAAACTTTTTATCGTCTTGTTTACACGCAGGAAAGCCTGTCCCCTGTGACCGTCAGTCAAAACAAATTCACGCTAGGTAGAGCGCAAG attgtGACCTCAGTTTTGCTTCCTGTAAATATCTGTCTGGCCACCATTGCAATATAACTAGAGATGAGGATGGTATAACATGGCTTTACGACACAAG CACCAATGGAACTTTAGTAAATGGCAGAAAGGTTAAGAATGGTCAG AGAGTTCAACTCTGTCACAATGATGAAATTCATCTTGTACATCGTAAAGATTTGA atatTGGCTTTATATACCAAGATGTTCAATGCTTACAGGGAGGGTCTGCAATTCTGGACCAAACACAGGAGTATGAGCTTGACCTAG AAAAAACACCTATTTTATCAGACGACAGCAAGGATGGGACAGAGCTGGCGCAAACAGATGATGGGTCCCGTGCAGGAAAGAGAGCTCATCCTGAG AGTGCCAGCACTAGTGAACCAGAGGGACCGACACCTAAGAAGCCACACCCTGATGACGGCAAGGATGCCACACCTAGTATGTCAGCTGAAGTGCCCAAGCTTCGATCACAAGACTCGCTGGCGGAAACTTTACTCTGCAATATATGTCAG GATATTTTTCATGACTGTATAAG CCTGCAGCCATGCATGCATAGTTTCTGTGCGTCATGCTACTCGCAGTGGATGGAACACTCTAGAGATTGCCCTTCT TGTAGAAATACTGTCTCCAGAATAAACAAGAATCACATTGTCAACAACCTGGTTGAAGCATACCTTAGAGCTCACCCAG ATAAGTGTCGTTCTGATGAAGAAATCAAAGAAATGGATGCAAGAAACAAAATCACTACAGATATG CTGAAGCCAAGAAGACGTAGAGCACTAAATCCTGGCTGGCCAATTTTGGGAAGAGGAGATttctatgatgatgatgatgatgatgatgatgatgatgatagtgatgaatATGGAAGTACAAGTCACtctgatgatagtgatgatgatgatgatgacgacgaggAAGACATTTTACCCAGAAT TATTGCTAGCATAAGCCCACCGAGTCTCACCCTTGGAGGACTGTTTGGCTTTAGAGGACCAAG AAGTTCTGCTCCACTTTGTCGTCAGTGCCCATCCTACAACACGACAATTCCATCATCTATAGCAACACCATCAGCAGCTACACCATCTGCAAAACCATCTGGAGCATCTTTATCTATGTCGTCATGCgaatcaacatcatcaacacctGCAACTTCATCAACCACAGCATTATCATCTGCCACGTTGCCATCCACATCATCACCCTTAGCACCACTTTCTGCTTCAGAATGCTGTCGGACAG CTGCAAGTAGTAGCACTGACCTCTCAGCTAGCGGAGACACTgaccaccccaccccttccccctacaCCTGCTACCCTGGCTCCCCCCATATCATCTGTACATGCTGCCGAGAGTATATGCCAGACCGACGCCCAGGAATCACTTCGACTGGAACTGCATCTTCGGCCGTTCCACCTTTGACAT GCTCAGTTTGCTCTCATGTATTTTGTCACCTTTATTGGGGCTGCCAAAGAAGTGACTGCAATGGATGCCTAAACCAATTTAAAG ATATGAAATTCGTCGATGGTTGTTTGACTACACTTATCAACAACAATAACTGTGAATCAGAGATTTTAAAG aATTGTCTTGCAGGGAAGAACATTGGTGTAGATGAGCTGCTtcaaaaatgccttgaaaaacTAGACGTTAAAGCGTACACGTCTATCG ACTCTATCCGCCATAACCTCACCTCCACCTCCGTTATTTGCTATCGTTGTGGATTACGTAACTTCCAGGACCTCGCGTATCAATACCGACGAGACATACCAGCTGATGAACTACCAG CCAGTGTAACAAGCAAGCCAGACTGCTACTGGGGAAAGAATTGCCGTACCCAGAAGAACAAGCCCCACCATGCGAG cCGATTTAACCACATTTGTGAGCAGACCAGATTTACATAA